The Pungitius pungitius chromosome 14, fPunPun2.1, whole genome shotgun sequence genome contains the following window.
GCACCCCATCACACTCCTCAACATCTGAAAACAGGCTGTGCTTTTTGGAGTTGGAATGCAACTGAATATGTTCTTATTAGGACTTAACGCTTCTTTGTTTTATGAGTATTGTTTTTAGGTTCACTGTCAATAGTACAGCAAAATCCTCAATTCTTACTTTGTTGACTGCATCTACGACTGGCATAATTATTCCCTGTTGGAGTAAgtttctttaaaatgaaaaatgtaaagttaattCTGTATAGCTTTGTTACCGAGGGCCATTAAAAATAGTTCTTTGCATCAGGTGACGCTTGTCAGTCTTCATTCAGTCTCATTGTGGCTCAAGAGTCAAGTTAaatataccacacacacacacacacacacacacacactaaactacTACTCAACGAGTGCGTCTGTACCAGAATTCATTGGCTTGTATTTATAGCTCATCATTCCAGGTCTCCCCTTCAGTGATCACACTCACTCATCTTCACTCCCTTAAAGTCGTCTCATGAATTTGAACTAATCAGTAAAGTGGCTGAGATGTTCTACATCAAGGTACATTTATTGTTCTTGTTCTTGTAATTAAATACATAGTGTAATTAAATACATAGTGTAAGTGCAAATAGTTGAAGAGACCAAGGTCTAAAGAACTACTGAGTATAGCTGAACATAGTACAAAGTTGGACAGTTATTCAAACAAGCTAAATATCACAAGATACTTCTTGTCTTCATAGTAGTTGTACAACAGTACCTTAAACATGAGCATGTGTATTTTTCCTTATGGTTATACAAAAGCAAAAACCCTACGATTACCACATCTAAGACgcatattattaaattatattgTGCGTTGAAACACCCAAAGGAAATCATTTttgctatttatatatatatggacaTAGACTGAGAGAAGCCCTGTCAGCTTACTCAGAAACATGAAGCAGTATTTAACATTGGCAGCAGAGCACGTCTGTGGGCATTTAGCTTCTTCTGTGCCGAACCATACAGTTTGTGGTAAGCACTGCAAAGCAGAAATGTAGCGTGACTGAAGAACTGCACAAAAGATCAAATATTTACCCAAGGCTCGACTTCATGCACTTTTAATAAtaagcaacacaaaaaaaagtcagttttcttttgttttctagtCGTGTACTTGTCTACCTAGAAACAGGATTATGTAGGTGCGACTGTGTGTTAAGTGTTTGAACTGCTATACACAGGGTGGAGGTTTCTCCAGTGGATGCTTTTGAAGAACACCAAGATGATGCAGCACGATGCCCGACGGATGGCGACCGGTCTCTTCAACGGTTGATCGCGCTGCCCCGACTGAGCTGGACTGTCATCTTCCTCGGTGAGACGCACTCCTctactcctccttcctcttcgcCCCGGGGATCTTTGCCTGGATCCTGTTCAGAGAAAACGTGTCCCAACAAGGCATTTATTCAAGcagaagttttgtttttttaatatatatccccaaattacaaattggcctcagagggcttcataACTCTgctttttatactttttaaacCTAATTGTTATGTTGCTGTTTGTGTATCACAGTGGAACCGTTGAACCTAAAAGGTCTGAATGGCAAACACTCACTTTCCCACCACAGAGTTGACATGGGTCCGTATTAGTCCCACGTACTGATCGATCTGTgcctagaaaaacaaaaaacaaacaaacaagcaaagcGACGGTGTGAATACCAGACGGCGTTTTGCAAACTTGACTCATCGCGATGCTCGAATTCCCACCTGATGTTTCTCGTAGACCACGGGCATGCTGAACATGGACACCACGGCTGCAGAGGCACGGAGAGAGCAATGGTTAATTCTGACACCGTTAACGACCAGCGCTTATCTGAAGGTAAACTGGAAAAGTAAACCGACAACACGCACACAACCTGTGCGGAGTAATCATGTCCAATAAATGACTTCTTGAGGACATGCGGTACTCGTCATGAATACATATGTTGCAATATGCCTTTGCTATATGTACTCTGTTCATCAAGCTTTGGGAGATTgttcacacacacgtgtgtgtgtgtgtgtgtgtgttttttgtgagaGTCAACAACGACGCTCAGGAGTTTGTTCAGTGAAGCGCGCTGTGAGTCGGGGCGACCTCACCTAGGATGAGCAGTGTCAGGCCGTTGAAGAGGGCGCCCACGTAGGTCAGCAGCCACATCAACACGGCGAACTGGAACACACAGACGTGACATGTTTTAAACTTCTGTAACCCGACAGTATCCACGTGTGCTGCTAAGTCCCTAGTTCTGTGGCATGAGTCAAGGTGGCCCTTGAGAAGCGAGGCGAGTGTGAGGCAAACCTTCAAGGAGTCGATCAGGTCTTGTACGAGGAACAGCCTGCGGAGCTCCTTCATACAGGTGTTGGTGTAGAGCAGGATTTTGTCGGCATATTTACTGATCTGGTCCTGGGACAGAGCGATCTCCACCTCCAAGTAGGCCCTGGCGGCAGAAACACGGACGCGCGCTCGGTCAGCGAAGGGGTCCCTTTCGCCGACTGCCTTTATCCAACGTGCTTTCGTTTTGACTCACTTGAAAGGGTGTCCCTCGTCGGTCTTCTGCACAGCCTGCAGCACAGACTTGTAGATCCGGAAGCTGATGCTGGCCGAGAGGGCCGCCAGGGCCAAGTAGGCGCCGACGCTGACCACGCTGAACTGGGTCAGcgagaagaggagcaggagcacgCTGCTGAACACGGCCCCGGACTGCTTCACGTTCCTCCAGTAGAGCAGGTCGATGGCTGGAAGGGAAGGACGAAGCAAGGACAAACGGGGTTAGGACCCAACAGGCGGCACGGCGCCGAGCGCTCGCCCCGGTACGGGCTGGCGCAGACGTATCTGTTTCAAAGTGTGTGTCGGGCTGCTGCACcgcaccacacgcacacacacacacacacaccacacatttGGGTCAACTATCTGGAAGCTGTTCACAACCCGATGTCCTCAGAGAGCCTCCGTTGTCACGTGATCCCGATTTCAACCCAGCTTTCTAACCCAGCGTTTCCTTTCGGTTCCAGTTGGCTGCGGAGCTCTAAGACGACGTCAAGATGTCTGAGGGATGATTTGCCAGTTCAGTTTCTTCACTCCTGTATATATAAATAGCCCAACCTTTGGAGAAGATAATGCCCTGCCTGCACTCGCCCCACCAGTGTCTCAGGCTGCGTTGCGACGGCTATGTGCATTCGTCCTTTATATCTGACGTGTCCTTATGGTCAGAGGCACCTGGTCCCTTCTCATacgtatacaaacacacatgcggCCTCACACACCTGCACGGGCTGCTCCCGGAGCAGAATTAATGATTGACCTGCGGTACAGCTCGGCAAAGCCAGTGGCCGAAATAACAGCGCTATCAGCAGTTCACAGATAACGGTTCAATGTGACCTGGACGGAAGAGCAGATTCGTGGTCAGCGAGGAGGGATAACGATGCTTCAATGAAGTCGCTTTCTAATGCGATGCAGCACCATGATTGGCCTGAAACGGGGCCCTCTGTATGAGGGCCCCGTTTCAGGCCAAGCAtggtgctggaaaaaaaaaatggcgtcAGGTTTGCTGTATTCTAACatttcccttttcccccccccctcttctttggGCACCGGGGCCTGTAATAGTAAGCCACTAGCAGAGATGAGAGCGAGAAGTGATAACTGAGGATTAGCCCAGTGTACCATTACAGCCGATACGGTCCTCCTCTGGCAGTCGTCCGTGTCGTATGGAAACACAGGGCCTGTTTCCATGAGAACTGTCAGCTGCTCGTTTCACCCCCTGCTGAGCCAGCTGCCTTCGACCACCGCGCCGCGGCCAGCGCTGCTACCAGGGTGGGCCACGCGTTTGTTTGGTACAGTATCCTTCACGTCACATTAAGCACCACCGGTACGCTAATGCACACCTTTGTGTCGtggcagaggagggagagaatcGTGGCCGAGGTCTCTTGGGTGTCTTAGTCCTCTGTTAACTGAAAGCCTGCCTGCTCTAATTTTAGATGCGGGGCCGTGAgcagcatagtgatgacggccATCTTTACTCTAAAAGGCATCTGTGGATGCCAAAAAGGCAACCTGGGGGACTGCAGAACGGCTTCCCACGCACACCAACCTTCCAGTACGGTAAAGCAGCattcatatttgttttcttctcacaaAACCAAGAGTGACTTACTgtacccgtccccccccccgcacctcccACCATCAAATCAAAGATACTACTCATTCACAAACAGTGACAACAGGCCCCATGCGCTTTGGCTGCTGTATGTACGCCTCTCCCCACGGCGGCCCGTCGTTGCTGCCACCTCTGGCCAGCTGTCCCGTGTGGATGCCCACATACAAACCACAcaggtagcacacacacacagcagctgttaaacacacagacatccaCAACGGGCGACTCTGCCAGAGACGGGTGCTGACAGCGACTGTGGCGCGTGATGCACCCGCCGCACTCGGACTGGAAAAGCTTTATCTAGTGCAGTAGGAGCGTGTACTGACCTGCGGGTCCCATGGCTGAACAGGGAAAGAGGCAGCTGCTTTATCCACGGACAAAAGGAGAGCACTGAGgggggagcccccccccacacccatgCACAGGAGGGGAGGGGCCACAGCCACACCAGCAAATCAGCATTTAGCtgtgcgggaggggggggggtgtgaggcaGAGAGGGCGGGAGGAGGGGTGTCTATGGGGTGCGGTTTGCCAAAGAATCACATTGCgatccgtcacacacacacacacgcacgttctCGCTCTCCCTCGCGCTCTCCATGTGAGTTCTTTCATTCGCAGGCTTTTTAAGTGCTGCCCAGCTGACATGTGACAGGCTGCCAAGCAGCGGCTAAAATACAAGACTGTGTCAAAATGGAGAATTGAATCAGTCCTTTTTATATGCATCATGTGGCTTCATTAGCTAAAGATGACTAGCGTAGCATTGCATGCTATTAAACCGCACAGACTCTAGCCCTACACAACGCTTCTGTGGAAAAGGTTCTATTGAGCACCTGCCTGATGCAGTTACCATAGTTACCGTGCTCCATTTTCTCTGCACAACTCactgagagatggagagaggaagggagggaggggccgaAATTGGAAAAGAGAGATGGGGGGAAAGAGCAGCCCCAGGAATCTGAATCTGGGGAATCAGCATCACATGATGCGTCTCTACAGCCAGACACGTGAAGACGGCCTCTCCCTTTATGGCGGAGCACAAAGGGACAATGGCAGGTTTTATACAAAGCCTTGATACATGCCAAGAAAATGAGAAAGACGCTGTGTGTATAAAAGGCTTAAAGATTGACTCGATTA
Protein-coding sequences here:
- the rtn1a gene encoding reticulon-1a isoform X2, which translates into the protein MQATADVTKKECSWSGWKGQAIDLLYWRNVKQSGAVFSSVLLLLFSLTQFSVVSVGAYLALAALSASISFRIYKSVLQAVQKTDEGHPFKAYLEVEIALSQDQISKYADKILLYTNTCMKELRRLFLVQDLIDSLKFAVLMWLLTYVGALFNGLTLLILAVVSMFSMPVVYEKHQAQIDQYVGLIRTHVNSVVGKIQAKIPGAKRKEE
- the rtn1a gene encoding reticulon-1a isoform X4, whose translation is MCAIDLLYWRNVKQSGAVFSSVLLLLFSLTQFSVVSVGAYLALAALSASISFRIYKSVLQAVQKTDEGHPFKAYLEVEIALSQDQISKYADKILLYTNTCMKELRRLFLVQDLIDSLKFAVLMWLLTYVGALFNGLTLLILAVVSMFSMPVVYEKHQAQIDQYVGLIRTHVNSVVGKIQAKIPGAKRKEE
- the rtn1a gene encoding reticulon-1a isoform X3 encodes the protein MGPAAIDLLYWRNVKQSGAVFSSVLLLLFSLTQFSVVSVGAYLALAALSASISFRIYKSVLQAVQKTDEGHPFKAYLEVEIALSQDQISKYADKILLYTNTCMKELRRLFLVQDLIDSLKFAVLMWLLTYVGALFNGLTLLILAVVSMFSMPVVYEKHQAQIDQYVGLIRTHVNSVVGKIQAKIPGAKRKEE